A segment of the Arachis hypogaea cultivar Tifrunner chromosome 5, arahy.Tifrunner.gnm2.J5K5, whole genome shotgun sequence genome:
ATTTAAATAGATTttacaaatataattatattgaatttactaaaaatatatactaacaattaatagtaattctattttttaagtcaacatttaaaataaaaccaaaatcactaaaaatacaaactaacaattattaataataattctgtttttaaaatatttaaaataaaactaaaaccaCTAAAgaataaactaacaattaataatgataattctattttaaaataaatatttaaaatttttatctttatctatttattattatttcataaaGGAGATAAAAATcaggattttttaaaataaattaaataaatgttttatttactaaaatatacaTTTTGTAGCAGTTTAATCAAAATGTATTGTATggttatctcgtttacagtgcaAACGAAATAAGATCGCACGTATcttgtttacattgtaaacggATAAGACACGAAACAACAATGCCGTATCATGTTTATACACGTATTGTGTAAGGGTCTTATCTCGTTTGGAGTTGTTTTTCACCCATTTCTTCAAATTTTCTCCTACTTCTACCTTCTTCTAACTATATTATTGACTTACTAGGCGAGTATGGTGCATGCAGATGCACATGATCCGAACATCAACCTCCTGAATGCGACATGGCATATCGCGAGGGCAACTGACTTCGAGATTAGTGTTGTTGTCTTTGTGTTTATGTTAGAGCATGTATATAAAATCATAGTTAGGGTATTTTTATAGAACTAATATATAATACATGTTAGTTGGATGAATATATTGTTAAGAAGGATTGACAAGTTTGCTTTTAGGTGTTAGTTAAATTAAATTCTtaagtaaatattatttattttgctttatttaaaGTAAGTTACTTTTTTTCTTTGTGGGAAAGGGGTCAAGGACCCAACAGcaacaaaacaaactaaaacaaaaggaaaacagACAAGTACTCAAAACAAACTAGTTACATCCTCTTAATCTATAAGAACCAAATACTACAAGAAATATTATTAAAATCGACTGCTAAATTGATGGCTAAAccgtcgataatattaaaattcaacCGCAAAATGGACGGCGGAAGTAGTCGCTATCAAGCTTGtcgattttttaaaattctaataaaatcgacAGCTTGTCTAACCatcgataataatttaataaaatcgacaatgTTTTTatctataatatgagtttgaaaattttaacttcttactaaaatcgacaacattgccgtcgatatttagttcaataaaatcgacaataTTTTCGTCTATAATATGCTTAATAAAATTGACAACATTgccgtcgatttaattatttagatatcGACAAATTTTTtgtctatattttgttttttttttctattttaaatttaaaaagcgacAACTCTGCATTGATTTTAATAgttatatgttttaattatttttttatttgaaaaatagtaaacaattaatgcaaataaacttttaaatatagaaataaaatttatacagaatattagataacaagataaataaacttttaaatataaaaataaaatttatactaaatattagataatgagtttacaaacttatcaaaataataaataatcttcTAACATAAAGATtcaagacaagataaataactaaacttagacTTATATTCGTTTTAATTGCAatccactaataatacaaaatattcaaaaaaaagtaaattgcaatccATTGGTCGGGACAGTCGTGCCTGATGATGACCCAACAAGAGTGTATGGATCCGCATGCAAATCAAAGGGGTGACCGGTAAAAAGCCTAGGTCTCTCCTTTCGGCCTCGGCCTCGGCCACAACCACGGCCGCGATCTCCGTCTTTGCCAACCATATTTATTCcagcttttcaaaatttttgatgtGGGGGCTGCTTCTTAATATTGTATTAAAaggtaaaacagaaaattaaaaaaaatcattagatGCCATGAACAATTTATATGCAGGAAAGAAAAGGCTCAATCAGATGcaggaaaaaaaagataaaagaatgtGGACAATTTATATGAATGAATAAACATGAACTGTACTTTATACCTAGCTCAGATGAACTTGAGGGTCAATTTAGATTAACTTTTTGAGATTAAtctaaacatatatatttattaaaataaaaattcataataTCTTCGGATACATACCTTAATATATTCAAATTTGATCAAATTCTTTGATCTCTGCACGAACATGAAATTCCTAGCTCTTCCTCTGTAAGATCCTGCATTTTAAAAAACAACATAATCGATGTCAATTCAAAAGGCTTCAACAATTTACTTCAATCTTTATACATTACCACATGCAAAATTGTTTACTAGCACAACTTAAGGAATGcaacaattttaaaattgacaGACCTAAGATTTTGTTCAAATGGAGATCTAAAGAACTTCAATAAAACTATAAAGAAGACTGCAATCTAGAGATCATGCTAATTAGTGGTGTTAGTAGCAGCTTAGGACAAAACAACTTAGGATAATTGTtgtgttcttgtttcttttcttcaatGCTCTTGCAGCAGTAAGTTAAATAAGTCTATGAAAAATGATTATCAATCAGTCTAGCGACTATAACAAATATCTTTGGTTGTTGATAAAAACTTAACCAACAATAATAAGTAATCCCTTCCTCCAAATTTAAATGATAAAGACTAGACTAGATTAGAATAAAGATTGATTGCCCTAAACTTAGAAAAATGGTAGTCAAGTTGAATAGTGATGAATGTGTTCAAAAAGCCATAGAGTGAGAGTTAGTAGCAGCATCATCAAAGCAACTTCCGTAGACGTTAATACTAAATAGTTTTGAATGAAGACTAAGCTAAGCTTCAGTGCATCTTCTTAGTTCTTACTTACTAACCCAAACGAGTAATTAATCAAACCCACATAGATATTGGTCATAATATGAGAATCAAATTTGTCCAACGTGAAATTCAAGTAAGATTGGACAATTACCACAGCACCAGTGACTAGTATGTAGAAATCAGTTGGAGCTTCATTCTGTAAGATTACATCTTCTTGAGGAGGAAAATTCTTTGCTTTCATCTCTAAAACCTTTAAAGattgaataaataaatcaaaatgtaAGTCTCCAATGCAAATTTTATAAGTAACTGATGTAATTATCAATACTAGCCATGAAGAACATTTTTTCATTACCAATTGAAAGAGTAAATCATTTGAAACGCCTCGAGATAAATAGACTTGATCCACCAGAGAATAGAAGAGATAATGTGAAATGCTTGATCTGATGGCTTTAGGAAGAGAATCAAGTGTCTCTTGTTGTTGTAACCCTTTGGAGTCTGTTCTAAACTTCAAACACAAATGAGCAAGCATTTGGTCTTGCAAACGAACAGGTAATTGATTCATTTGAGCAAAATTTGAGGCAGCTTGTATGGTGTCtctctaaaaattaataataaataatcataGTTATACTCAAATCATTCAAATTAGTGAATTCAttcatgtatttaaataatttacttACAAATTTTCAAGTTCGGCTTGTTTCATGGACAACTAAGTTAGTCATGTTACCAATCAAATATGCAGTAAGTCCCAAATTAAAAAGCATGTACAAGATGTCAAAGATCATCTCTCTTGAATTAACTGGATGCAGATCTCCATAGCCAACAGTTGTTAAGGTAGTAATTGACCAATAAATAGATGTAACATATCTTGTCCACAAGTTTTGCCGAAGAAAATTTTCCATTGTTGCTCTAATCCATGTCCTTCTGGGATCACGATAACGAGCTGTGAAAAGATAATAAAAGCATGCAGCACAATGTACAGCAAACACGGTAACCTGAATAAATCACACAAATATTTATCTTCTTATTCCTATATACAAATCCAAATCATCTTCATTAAGCAACAAAGTATGAATTACTATAAAACTTACACAGATAAGTTTGGCACATCGAACCCAAAAATAGTTACAGCTTttgtcctttttcaacctgagaAAAAGCATAATATCTATTATTAACCAAATATACATTGCATTTTAATGTAAAGCTCTTTTTCTTATCTTGAAAACAATGCACTAACTCTTCGAAGACGCCATAGACGGAGCATGTTGAACAGGCCATAAGTCTGCAGAGGTGCAGGTGACAGCTTTCTAACAAGCTCTGAAGGAATGATAGAGATCAAATCAAATGCAAGCCAAGATCAAATGCACCTCTTTCGATATAGTGGTACCTGcttcatttatttatttgatgttaaataaaattaaatctgaCAACAAATTTAACAATTTTGATTAGGCTAGTTGGAATTGGGATCGGGATTGAGTACCTTGCCGTAATTTTGAGAGAGGGCGCGCACTTCCTCCGCGATCTCAGATATGATATTTTGCGCCGCCGCCTTGCCGTCAATTACGGAGCAACAGCGGCGCGAGTGTGACGGAGCAACGACATGCACGGGAGCAGCAGAGCAACGACCGGCGCTACGGCAGCAGAGCGACGATGGGCGCGGAGGTAGTAGATCCACGAAGGTGCAGTGGCAGCGGAGCGAAGATGGCAGGGCGGCAGCAGAGAGGGAAGGTGGATGAAATGGAGAAGTAAAACacatttcttttgaggtaaaatttatGAAACAAGGGACGCGGGAAGTAAAAACGGTTGCAATTTCTTTTGATAAAAATAGACGGTAGTATCATCgattttagttaaataaaaaatggaTATTCTAATGgtctattttatataataaatctaCATTGTTCATTTAATTTTAAGGAGAGATTTTCATCGTCTAAATTTATCGACGACAAAAGCTAtcgatattataattattagagtaATTACCCAATTCGGTCCCCAAGGATTTTAAAAAcgaacattttagtccccaagaaaaattaatacacagattaatCCCCCATCGTTTTCTTCCATTAGACATATCAGTCCCCAATCTATTTTCCAGCGTGACTCATCAACGGAAATTGCTGACTTGGCACATTAACTCGCACACATGGCCGTTAAGTGTCTATGTGTGCAAAGAGAACAAAACAGTCCCTGGGCTTGTTAATTAAAAATGTAGTCATATAAAAAATACTCCTCCTTCCTCGTTCTTCATCTTTGAAAGTCTCATGAAACCCTAGTTCTTTATTTGCAGGAATCGACACATCTAGGTTCAGTTTCGATGATGCCAAGTAGAGGAAATTTGTCTTTTTCGAATTGCCATGGAGGGAGACACGGTTTCTTCAGTGGTAGTGGTCTCATACACGATTTCTCCAGTCACCCAAATTCTCCTCTGACGCTGAACCAGTTGACACCTCTGTGTTTGACCTCCTATGCATATGGGTTTCTAAAGCAAGGACTTCAGCTCTTCGATTTAATGGCATTGAGGTCATTCTGATGAGCGTTGGTAATAGTAATAGCCTAGAAGAATCCTGCCGTGAAGTTAGCACAAGAATGATGCCGTTAGATTATTCAGAGGTGACATTTTGATGAGTTTCCATAATGCAAAATGCTAATactacttttattattttaaacatatgcattatttatttttttaactaatcttcCTAAATAGTTTTTGTTTAGAAAACTTTTAACTTTGTTGAATAGAAAGTGCTGGCTATAAAATGATGAATACATATTCATTTCACATGAGAAAGAGGTCATACTTCAGCATTATAGGCACTGTCATCTATACTGCGATTGCTCTGCTGGTGTTTCGAGCTTCTACCTCCAGCTTCCACCTCCACTGTCTAATGTACCACCAATTTGTGAGATTGAAGATGCTAATTTGAGACAAAAACTAATAGAGTTGCAGAGTAGAAGTGATATATTAGAGGTTTATCAAAATGTAATCTCAAAAATTGACTCGAAAAGTAGAGGTTTCAATGCAGTGTTTGTTTTCATGGTTGTAGCATTGTTAGCTCTGGCCATGGCAATGGTTATTGTTGCTTTGTAAGAGATTTAGATTGGACATATATTATATGTAGGTTTGCTTTTAGTTCAATATTTAAATGCTATTTTGGTGATGGAGTTGCAAGAACATTTGTAATGATTTTTTGGATTGAATGgtagtaagttaaagcaagttttTTCAATATGTATGTTTGTTAAGAAATTCTTCATTGCATTATTAAGCAAAACGTAAGCACCTAATGACTTCTTAATGTTATTTATCTATGAAGTTGACACAAATTATAAAGATAGTTACTAATAAATGGAACAACATAATAGATCTATACTTCTAATACTAAGTAAATCACTGTAGAgtatatattttagaaaatagCATTCAAAACTTCAAAAAAGCTATTCATGTGATAGTAGCAAACTAACAATATACTAGAAAGTGTTAAAATACGAACTCTTCATGCATACAATAGCATGAAAACATAATAACAACCAAAAATCGAGAGTTTTCTACACAAGAATCT
Coding sequences within it:
- the LOC112800804 gene encoding potassium channel AKT1 encodes the protein MNQLPVRLQDQMLAHLCLKFRTDSKGLQQQETLDSLPKAIRSSISHYLFYSLVDQVYLSRGVSNDLLFQLVLEMKAKNFPPQEDVILQNEAPTDFYILVTGAVDLTEEELGISCSCRDQRI